Proteins from a genomic interval of Kitasatospora herbaricolor:
- a CDS encoding MCE family protein, producing MLTLGTRLRNLAFLLVAVLVLGVIAVRYADLGRYVGVRGYYVVQVELPETGGLFEHSDVTYRGVSVGRVGPIALTPHGVRAELRIDNSAPRIPTRLEAVVANLSAVGEQYIDLRPSTADGPYLVDGSTIAEPDTRTPAPVTNLLTSVDRLTGSVPLQSLRTVVDEFGQAFAGQDANLRALLDNSGRFIAAADAALPGNTTLLADARTVLGTQAEEGRAIESFATDARLLAEQLSASDPDLRRVIAAGPAAAGQVSSLLGDLNPGLGVLLANLLTTSDIAVTRQRGIEELLVRLPAVAAAGAGAVDADGLRVGMALTFFSPLPCTDGYQGTTRRNGLDTSAGPEFNTAARCTAAPGTGIGVRGSANAPTGGVPEPAVPGSLLPAAGTPAAGAAGPGAGVGPATALPGPLGLPALPLAAPTDLRGLLGLGGGAG from the coding sequence ATGCTCACCCTCGGAACCCGCCTGCGCAACCTCGCCTTCCTGCTGGTGGCCGTGCTCGTCCTCGGCGTCATCGCCGTCCGCTACGCCGACCTCGGGCGCTACGTCGGCGTCCGCGGCTACTACGTCGTCCAGGTCGAACTCCCGGAGACCGGCGGCCTGTTCGAGCACTCCGACGTCACCTACCGGGGTGTCTCGGTGGGCCGGGTCGGCCCGATCGCGCTCACTCCCCACGGCGTCCGGGCCGAACTGCGGATCGACAACTCCGCGCCCCGCATCCCCACCCGGCTGGAGGCCGTGGTCGCCAACCTCTCCGCCGTCGGCGAGCAGTACATCGACCTGCGGCCCAGCACCGCGGACGGCCCCTACCTGGTGGACGGCTCCACCATCGCCGAGCCGGACACCCGGACGCCCGCACCGGTCACCAACCTGCTCACCAGCGTCGACCGGCTCACCGGCTCCGTCCCCCTGCAGTCGCTGCGCACCGTCGTCGACGAGTTCGGCCAGGCCTTCGCCGGCCAGGACGCCAACCTGCGGGCCCTGCTGGACAACAGCGGGCGCTTCATCGCCGCCGCCGATGCCGCGCTGCCCGGCAACACCACCCTGCTGGCCGACGCCCGGACGGTCCTCGGCACCCAGGCCGAGGAGGGCCGGGCCATCGAGTCCTTCGCCACCGACGCCCGCCTGCTCGCCGAGCAGCTCAGCGCCTCCGACCCCGACCTGCGCCGGGTGATCGCCGCCGGACCGGCCGCGGCCGGCCAGGTCAGCTCTCTGCTGGGCGACCTGAACCCCGGGCTCGGCGTGCTGCTCGCCAACCTCCTCACCACCTCCGACATCGCGGTCACCCGCCAGCGCGGCATCGAGGAACTCCTGGTCCGGCTCCCGGCGGTGGCCGCCGCCGGTGCCGGCGCGGTCGACGCGGACGGCCTGCGGGTCGGCATGGCGCTGACCTTCTTCAGCCCGCTGCCGTGCACCGACGGCTACCAGGGCACGACCCGCCGCAACGGCCTCGACACCTCCGCCGGACCGGAGTTCAACACGGCCGCCCGCTGCACCGCGGCGCCGGGCACCGGCATCGGTGTCCGCGGCTCCGCCAACGCCCCGACCGGCGGTGTGCCCGAGCCGGCCGTACCGGGATCCCTGCTGCCGGCCGCCGGAACGCCCGCCGCCGGCGCCGCCGGTCCCGGCGCCGGGGTCGGGCCGGCCACCGCGCTGCCCGGCCCGCTCGGGCTGCCGGCCCTCCCGCTGGCCGCCCCCACCGACCTGCGCGGACTGCTGGGACTGGGCGGCGGTGCCGGATGA
- a CDS encoding MCE family protein, whose product MRVRAGRPIAVGAALALLAGGSAAGVLAAGGQDGRHVTAWFDHAVGVYAGSDLRILGVKVGTVEAVRPEGTRVEVTLLLRDGIVVPAGAGAVVVAPSVVADRYVQLTPAYTGGPQLADHAVIPAERTATPVEVDQLYASITRLSDALGPDGANATGSLSDLLDVGARNLDGNGKAMGETIDQLGRATRTLSGHSDELFATLAALQSFTTMLKENDGKVRAAADQLSTVTGFLAAARQELGAALDQLATALGQVKTFIQQNRSRLKATVDQLVPITQSLVDQRASLAELLDTAPLAADNLLAAYDPARRTIDGRANLNELSTGDRPGGTGTLPLPLPPVDTAPTPVPTPTADPGTPPDPDPGTPTDPATDPGTPPDPDPGAPTGPANGPGGERAAR is encoded by the coding sequence ATGCGCGTACGTGCCGGGCGCCCGATCGCGGTCGGCGCCGCCCTCGCCCTGCTGGCCGGCGGCTCGGCAGCCGGAGTCCTGGCCGCCGGCGGCCAGGACGGCCGGCACGTCACGGCCTGGTTCGACCACGCCGTCGGCGTCTACGCCGGATCCGACCTGCGCATCCTGGGGGTGAAGGTCGGCACCGTCGAGGCCGTCCGACCGGAGGGCACCCGGGTCGAGGTCACCCTCCTCCTGCGGGACGGGATCGTGGTGCCCGCCGGGGCGGGCGCGGTGGTGGTCGCGCCCAGCGTCGTCGCCGACCGGTACGTCCAGCTCACCCCCGCGTACACCGGCGGACCACAACTCGCCGACCACGCGGTGATTCCCGCCGAGCGCACCGCCACGCCCGTCGAGGTCGACCAGCTGTACGCGAGCATCACCCGGCTCAGTGACGCCCTCGGCCCTGACGGCGCCAACGCCACCGGCAGCCTCTCGGACCTGCTCGACGTGGGGGCGCGGAACCTGGACGGCAACGGGAAGGCGATGGGCGAGACCATCGACCAGCTGGGCCGGGCCACCCGCACCCTCTCGGGCCACAGCGACGAGCTCTTCGCCACCCTGGCCGCCCTGCAGTCCTTCACCACCATGCTGAAGGAGAACGACGGCAAGGTCCGCGCGGCGGCCGACCAGCTCTCCACCGTCACCGGCTTCCTGGCCGCCGCCCGGCAGGAGCTCGGTGCCGCGCTGGACCAACTCGCCACCGCACTGGGCCAGGTGAAGACCTTCATCCAGCAGAACCGGTCCCGGCTCAAGGCCACCGTCGACCAGCTGGTGCCGATCACCCAGTCACTGGTGGACCAGCGGGCCTCGCTCGCCGAACTCCTGGACACCGCACCGCTCGCGGCGGACAACCTGCTCGCCGCCTACGACCCGGCGCGGCGCACGATCGACGGCCGCGCCAACCTGAACGAGCTGAGCACCGGAGACCGGCCGGGCGGCACGGGTACGCTCCCGCTCCCGCTGCCGCCGGTCGACACCGCCCCCACCCCGGTGCCCACTCCCACCGCCGACCCGGGCACCCCGCCGGACCCGGACCCGGGCACCCCCACCGACCCGGCCACCGACCCGGGGACCCCGCCCGACCCGGACCCCGGCGCCCCGACCGGTCCGGCCAACGGCCCCGGCGGCGAGAGGGCGGCCCGATGA
- a CDS encoding MCE family protein, with the protein MNRDTAKAALAALATAVALAGCTPSLTGAQDLPLPGGADLGSHPYEIKAHFADALSLVPQSAVKVNDVAVGRVTAITLAPDDWSAVVTMRINGAVRLPADAYAQLEQSSLLGEKYVQLTPPPAKPGAGPAAAAAEEAADRLVDGSVIPVDRTNRSAEAEEVFGALSMLLNGGGLDQLRTITVELNKALSGNESQVRSLLTQVDTMVTRLDAHKRDITDALDGLDRLSATLAGRSGQIGGVLTGLAPGLKVLEEQRGALVTMLRSLDTLSGTAVDTVNRSRDDMVADLKALAPTLQRLADAGTSLPDSLQVLLTYPFTDEVLRGVKGDYLNAYLDLTAAPGTQIIPAVDAEDNAYPPPPDPGPDPGTDPGTDPGTDPGPDPGAGARAHPAPPVPLPSVTGAAPAGRTR; encoded by the coding sequence ATGAACCGGGACACCGCCAAGGCCGCCCTCGCCGCACTGGCCACCGCCGTCGCCCTGGCCGGCTGCACCCCCTCGCTGACCGGCGCGCAGGACCTCCCGCTCCCCGGCGGCGCCGACCTGGGCTCCCACCCGTACGAGATCAAGGCGCACTTCGCCGACGCCCTGAGCCTGGTCCCGCAGTCCGCCGTCAAGGTGAACGACGTCGCCGTCGGCCGGGTCACCGCGATCACGCTCGCCCCGGACGACTGGTCCGCCGTCGTCACCATGAGGATCAACGGCGCCGTGCGGCTGCCCGCCGACGCCTACGCGCAGCTGGAGCAGTCCAGCCTGCTCGGCGAGAAGTACGTGCAGCTGACGCCGCCGCCCGCGAAGCCGGGAGCCGGCCCGGCGGCCGCCGCCGCAGAGGAGGCGGCCGACCGGCTGGTCGACGGATCGGTCATCCCCGTCGACCGTACCAACCGCAGCGCCGAGGCGGAGGAGGTGTTCGGCGCGCTCTCCATGCTCCTCAACGGGGGCGGCCTCGACCAGCTCAGGACGATCACCGTCGAGCTGAACAAGGCCCTGTCGGGCAACGAGTCGCAGGTCCGCTCGCTGCTCACCCAGGTCGACACCATGGTCACCCGACTCGACGCGCACAAGCGGGACATCACCGACGCCCTGGACGGCCTGGACCGCCTCTCCGCGACGCTGGCCGGCCGCAGCGGCCAGATCGGCGGCGTGCTGACCGGCCTCGCCCCCGGACTGAAGGTGCTGGAGGAGCAGCGCGGCGCCCTGGTCACCATGCTCCGCTCGCTGGACACCCTCTCAGGGACCGCCGTCGACACCGTCAACAGGAGCAGGGACGACATGGTCGCCGACCTCAAGGCGCTCGCACCCACCCTGCAGCGCCTGGCCGACGCCGGGACGTCGCTGCCCGACTCGCTGCAGGTGCTGCTCACCTACCCGTTCACCGACGAGGTCCTGCGCGGCGTGAAGGGCGACTACCTCAACGCCTACCTCGACCTCACCGCCGCACCCGGCACGCAGATCATCCCGGCGGTCGACGCCGAGGACAACGCCTACCCGCCCCCGCCCGACCCCGGCCCGGACCCGGGGACGGACCCGGGGACCGACCCCGGCACCGACCCCGGCCCGGACCCCGGCGCCGGGGCCCGCGCCCACCCGGCCCCGCCGGTACCGCTGCCGTCCGTCACCGGAGCCGCGCCGGCAGGGAGGACGCGCTGA
- a CDS encoding MCE family protein produces MTPVLLAWLAVAVYDRQFTDSATVTVEAGSVGHEMHVNADVKLRGVVVGRVREIRTDGDGARLTLDIDPARLRQIPGEVSAQLLPTTLFGERFVALVPAANSSGRSLAAGSTVPRDRSGSAVELQQVLDHLMPLLTAVRPEKLAATLDAVATALDGRGTQLGTTLTQLDGYLGRLNPELPVLTEDIRRLVEVSRVYDRAAPEIVQALTDFTRTSESVAQQRTGLAALYGAATGAAQDLDTFLRQNKDNLIRLSTDSRDTLGLLARYAPSFPCTLSTLAGFVPAMDKALGKGTDRPGLHITVTTVPSRGKYLPGQDTPAYRAGNGPACYAVPYTGTPITPADPATTPITAPPADAAGLPNSPQENALVTELLAPGMNTTPQDLPDWTSLLAGPVLRGAEVTLR; encoded by the coding sequence ATGACGCCCGTCCTGCTCGCCTGGCTGGCCGTCGCCGTCTACGACCGGCAGTTCACCGACAGCGCGACCGTCACCGTCGAGGCCGGCAGCGTCGGCCACGAGATGCACGTGAACGCCGACGTGAAGCTGCGCGGCGTCGTGGTCGGCCGGGTCCGGGAGATCCGCACCGACGGCGACGGCGCCCGGCTCACCCTGGACATCGACCCGGCCCGGCTCCGGCAGATCCCCGGCGAGGTGTCCGCCCAACTGCTGCCGACCACGCTGTTCGGCGAGCGCTTCGTCGCCCTCGTCCCCGCCGCCAACTCGTCCGGGCGCAGCCTCGCGGCCGGCAGCACCGTCCCGCGCGACCGCTCCGGCAGCGCCGTCGAACTGCAGCAGGTCCTCGACCACCTGATGCCGCTGCTCACCGCCGTCCGACCGGAGAAGCTCGCCGCGACCCTCGACGCGGTGGCCACCGCCCTGGACGGCCGCGGCACCCAGCTCGGCACCACCCTCACCCAGCTGGACGGCTACCTGGGCCGCCTCAACCCCGAACTGCCCGTCCTCACCGAGGACATCCGGCGCCTGGTGGAGGTCAGCCGGGTCTACGACCGGGCCGCCCCGGAGATCGTCCAGGCACTGACCGACTTCACCCGCACCAGCGAGAGCGTCGCTCAGCAGCGCACCGGCCTCGCCGCCCTCTACGGCGCCGCCACCGGCGCCGCCCAGGACCTCGACACCTTCCTGCGGCAGAACAAGGACAACCTGATCCGGCTCAGCACCGACAGCCGGGACACCCTCGGCCTGCTCGCCCGCTACGCACCGTCCTTCCCGTGCACCCTCAGCACCCTCGCCGGCTTCGTCCCCGCCATGGACAAGGCGCTCGGCAAGGGCACCGACCGGCCCGGCCTGCACATCACCGTCACCACCGTGCCCTCCCGTGGCAAGTACCTGCCCGGCCAGGACACTCCCGCCTACCGGGCGGGCAACGGCCCGGCCTGCTACGCCGTGCCGTACACCGGCACCCCGATCACCCCGGCCGACCCCGCCACCACGCCGATCACGGCCCCGCCCGCCGACGCCGCCGGCCTGCCCAACTCCCCGCAGGAGAACGCCCTTGTCACCGAGCTGCTGGCCCCCGGCATGAACACCACCCCGCAGGACCTCCCGGACTGGACCAGCCTGCTGGCCGGCCCGGTGCTCCGCGGCGCGGAGGTGACCCTGCGGTGA
- a CDS encoding SpoIIE family protein phosphatase yields the protein MPPPAAATRGPRPVAVITAGRVLLELAMASRRPGHLGEQHHLALYGATALIGVAAVLLARQRVRAQNRLIPARSVAEAVQLTPLRPVPERVGPCEITTRPLEPGDVIVLHPDGVSEARNTAGVCYPVLEQSAGRFAGRRLPDPELVAAFVRSDADCWSAGAEGEDDRALLALAVRPGRDDGRPRGGGGVRDERWVDDWEDEWDEGWDEGWAGRWDEGPDGTDARPDRAR from the coding sequence GTGCCGCCGCCGGCGGCCGCCACCCGGGGGCCCCGCCCGGTCGCCGTGATCACCGCCGGCCGCGTCCTGCTGGAGCTCGCGATGGCCTCCCGCCGCCCCGGGCACCTGGGCGAGCAGCACCATCTGGCCCTCTACGGGGCCACCGCCCTGATCGGCGTCGCGGCGGTGCTGCTGGCCCGGCAGCGGGTCCGGGCCCAGAACCGTCTGATCCCTGCCCGCTCGGTGGCGGAGGCGGTCCAGCTCACCCCGCTGCGCCCGGTGCCGGAGCGGGTCGGGCCCTGCGAGATCACCACCCGTCCGCTCGAACCGGGCGACGTGATCGTCCTCCACCCGGACGGGGTCAGCGAGGCCCGGAACACCGCGGGCGTCTGCTACCCCGTGCTGGAGCAGTCGGCGGGGCGCTTCGCGGGGCGGCGGCTGCCGGATCCGGAGCTGGTGGCCGCCTTCGTCCGCTCGGACGCGGACTGCTGGTCGGCCGGCGCGGAGGGCGAGGACGACCGCGCACTGCTGGCGCTGGCCGTGCGACCCGGCCGGGACGACGGGCGCCCCCGGGGCGGGGGTGGGGTCCGCGACGAGCGGTGGGTGGACGACTGGGAGGACGAGTGGGACGAGGGGTGGGACGAGGGGTGGGCCGGACGGTGGGACGAGGGCCCGGACGGGACGGACGCCCGGCCGGACCGGGCCCGTTGA
- a CDS encoding alpha/beta fold hydrolase, with protein sequence MAVIRANGVALYYEIRGAGPSVVLVHGSWGDADCWERVAPGLAEQCTVVTYDRRGHSRSEEVLTQGSVHEDAADLAGLIEGLGLAPAFVAGTLYGGMAALRLAAVRPALLRGIAVHEPPAVGLLAADPDLRPVADDAVARVAPVRALLERGETAAAAELYVDTITLGPGAWARLPAPMRHTYIRNAPTFLDELRDPDAYDLDLAALGGFGETALLTQSDDGDPMSTSVLDIIDLALPKAERYLYEDAGREPHVVRPAEYVRVTLPYALR encoded by the coding sequence ATGGCCGTGATCAGGGCGAACGGTGTGGCGCTCTACTACGAGATCCGGGGCGCCGGGCCGAGTGTGGTGCTCGTCCACGGCTCCTGGGGGGACGCGGACTGCTGGGAGCGCGTGGCACCGGGTCTGGCCGAGCAGTGCACGGTGGTCACGTACGACCGGCGGGGGCACAGCCGCAGCGAGGAGGTCCTGACCCAGGGGTCGGTGCACGAGGACGCGGCCGACCTCGCGGGCCTGATCGAGGGGCTCGGACTGGCACCGGCCTTCGTCGCCGGCACGCTCTACGGCGGGATGGCCGCGCTGCGCCTGGCCGCCGTCCGGCCGGCGCTGCTGCGGGGGATCGCCGTGCACGAGCCGCCGGCGGTCGGCCTGCTGGCGGCCGACCCGGACCTGCGCCCGGTCGCCGACGACGCGGTGGCCCGGGTCGCGCCGGTCCGGGCACTGCTCGAACGCGGTGAGACCGCCGCGGCGGCCGAACTGTACGTCGACACCATCACCCTGGGCCCCGGCGCCTGGGCCCGGCTGCCGGCCCCGATGCGGCACACCTACATCCGCAACGCGCCCACCTTCCTGGACGAGCTGCGCGACCCGGACGCCTACGACCTCGACCTGGCCGCGCTCGGGGGCTTCGGCGAGACGGCGCTGTTGACCCAGAGCGACGACGGCGACCCGATGTCCACCTCGGTGCTGGACATCATCGACCTCGCCCTGCCGAAGGCGGAACGGTACCTCTACGAGGACGCCGGCCGGGAGCCGCACGTGGTGCGGCCCGCCGAGTACGTGCGGGTGACCCTGCCGTACGCGCTGCGCTGA
- a CDS encoding transglycosylase SLT domain-containing protein yields the protein MRIFSTRLRASAAVLVSAAGIATLGSVVAPTVAGATTPASSAKALAAQIVPANQLASFNQIVAHESSWNVSATNASSGAYGLVQALPGSKMASAGADWKTNPATQIKWGLNYMNERYGSPNAAWAFWQTHHWY from the coding sequence ATGCGCATTTTCTCCACCCGCCTGCGTGCTTCGGCCGCCGTGCTCGTGTCCGCCGCCGGTATCGCCACCCTGGGTAGCGTCGTGGCGCCCACCGTCGCCGGCGCGACCACCCCGGCCTCCTCCGCGAAGGCCCTGGCCGCGCAGATCGTCCCGGCCAACCAGCTGGCGTCCTTCAACCAGATCGTCGCCCACGAGAGCAGCTGGAACGTCAGCGCCACCAACGCCTCCTCCGGCGCCTACGGCCTGGTCCAGGCCCTGCCGGGCTCGAAGATGGCCTCGGCGGGCGCGGACTGGAAGACCAACCCGGCCACCCAGATCAAGTGGGGCCTGAACTACATGAACGAGCGTTACGGCAGCCCGAACGCCGCCTGGGCGTTCTGGCAGACGCACCACTGGTACTAA
- a CDS encoding MCE family protein — translation MKRRSLAGPLAKSVVFVLVTTFATAVLALGIADTGVGDTVGYQARFSDTTGLTAGDSVRIAGVRVGRVDRIRVVDHRIAEVRFSVARGRPLPASVTASVKYLNLVGQRYVDLQQGAGPVDRSLAPGATIPLERTTPALDLTQLFNGFQPLFQGLSPADVNQLAGELVQVLQGEGGTVDNLLRTVGSLTGTLAAKDQVIGEVVDNLNTVIGTVNDREGGFRDLVATLQQLVTGFAGDREPIGRSITAISALTTSTAGLLQDGRAPLKDTIGQLGRLSANLADGTPQLENFLRQTPEKMRVIGRAASYGSWFNLYLCQATVTGVTTSDGSRPPTGIVSSEARCGT, via the coding sequence GTGAAACGACGCAGCCTCGCGGGCCCGCTCGCCAAGTCGGTGGTCTTCGTCCTGGTGACCACCTTCGCCACCGCCGTCCTGGCGCTCGGCATCGCCGACACCGGTGTCGGCGACACCGTCGGGTACCAGGCCCGCTTCAGCGACACCACCGGCCTCACCGCCGGCGACAGCGTCCGGATCGCCGGGGTGCGGGTCGGCCGGGTGGACCGGATCAGGGTGGTCGACCACCGGATCGCCGAGGTGCGCTTCTCGGTGGCCAGGGGCCGGCCGCTGCCCGCCTCGGTCACCGCCTCCGTCAAGTACCTCAACCTGGTCGGGCAGCGGTACGTCGACCTCCAGCAGGGTGCCGGGCCGGTGGACCGCAGCCTCGCCCCCGGCGCCACCATCCCGCTGGAGCGCACCACGCCCGCCCTCGACCTGACCCAGCTGTTCAACGGCTTCCAGCCGCTCTTCCAGGGCCTCTCGCCCGCGGACGTCAACCAGCTGGCCGGCGAACTCGTCCAGGTGCTCCAGGGCGAGGGCGGCACCGTGGACAACCTGCTGCGCACGGTCGGCTCGCTGACCGGCACGCTGGCCGCCAAGGACCAGGTGATCGGCGAGGTCGTCGACAACCTGAACACGGTGATCGGCACCGTGAACGATCGTGAGGGCGGATTCCGCGACCTGGTCGCCACCCTGCAGCAGCTGGTGACCGGCTTCGCCGGCGACCGCGAGCCGATCGGCCGGTCCATCACCGCGATCTCCGCGCTCACGACCAGTACCGCCGGACTCCTGCAGGACGGCCGGGCCCCGCTCAAGGACACCATCGGCCAACTCGGCCGGCTCTCCGCCAACCTCGCGGACGGGACCCCGCAACTGGAGAACTTCCTGCGGCAGACACCCGAGAAGATGCGGGTGATCGGCCGGGCCGCGAGCTACGGCTCCTGGTTCAACCTCTACCTCTGCCAGGCCACCGTCACCGGCGTCACCACCTCGGACGGCAGCAGGCCACCCACCGGCATCGTGAGCTCCGAGGCGAGGTGCGGAACATGA
- a CDS encoding MCE family protein, protein MFTPLRERNPVVVGAVGLLLLAVTTAAAYKADALPVIGGGTAYAADFSEAAGLRSGNEVRVAGVKVGKVTGVALDGDRVKVSFTVRDTWIGDASTAAIGIKTLLGEKYLAVDPLGGAEQDPGARIPLGRTTSPYDVTKALDGLGQTFGALNTEKLSESFRAIADTFRNTPESVRGAADGLSALSRTVADRDAQLARLLAGSRQLTTTLADQNGRFESLLADGNLLLGELRQRRDAIHALLTGTRDLGARLSGLVQDNDRQLGPTLDALDRVATVLRANQASLDQALALAGPYYRLVGNTVGSGRWFDSYLCGLVPRTYLPAGTPPETGCLPPQPRDGH, encoded by the coding sequence CTGTTCACCCCGCTCCGGGAGCGCAACCCCGTGGTCGTCGGAGCGGTCGGCCTGCTGCTGCTCGCCGTGACCACCGCCGCCGCCTACAAGGCCGACGCCCTGCCGGTGATCGGCGGCGGCACGGCCTACGCCGCCGACTTCTCCGAGGCCGCCGGACTGCGCAGCGGCAACGAGGTGCGGGTCGCCGGGGTGAAGGTCGGCAAGGTCACCGGGGTCGCGCTGGACGGTGACCGGGTCAAGGTCAGCTTCACCGTCCGCGACACCTGGATCGGCGACGCCAGCACCGCCGCCATCGGCATCAAGACCCTGCTCGGCGAGAAGTACCTGGCCGTCGACCCGCTCGGCGGCGCCGAGCAGGACCCTGGCGCCCGCATCCCGCTCGGCCGCACCACCTCGCCGTACGACGTCACCAAGGCCCTCGACGGCCTCGGGCAGACCTTCGGCGCGCTGAACACCGAGAAGCTCTCGGAGAGCTTCCGGGCGATCGCCGACACCTTCCGGAACACCCCGGAGTCGGTGCGCGGCGCCGCCGACGGGCTCTCCGCGCTGTCCCGGACGGTCGCCGACCGGGACGCCCAGCTGGCCCGGCTGCTCGCCGGCAGCAGGCAGCTGACCACCACCCTCGCCGACCAGAACGGCCGCTTCGAGAGCCTGCTCGCCGACGGCAACCTGCTCCTCGGCGAACTGCGCCAACGCCGCGACGCCATCCACGCGTTGCTCACCGGGACGCGGGACCTCGGTGCCCGGCTGAGCGGGCTGGTCCAGGACAACGACCGGCAGCTCGGACCCACGCTCGACGCGCTCGACCGGGTCGCCACCGTGCTGCGCGCCAACCAGGCGAGCCTCGACCAGGCCCTCGCGCTGGCCGGGCCGTACTACCGGCTGGTGGGCAACACCGTCGGGAGCGGCCGTTGGTTCGACAGCTACCTGTGCGGGCTCGTCCCCCGCACCTACCTGCCGGCCGGCACCCCGCCGGAGACCGGATGCCTGCCGCCCCAGCCCCGGGACGGTCACTGA